A single region of the Neomonachus schauinslandi chromosome 3, ASM220157v2, whole genome shotgun sequence genome encodes:
- the LOC110592382 gene encoding angio-associated migratory cell protein isoform X3, with protein MESESESGAAADTPPLETLSFHGDEEIIEVVELDPGPPDPADDLAQEMEDVDFEEEEEEEEGNEEGWVLEPQEGVVGSMEGPDDSEVTFALHSASVFCVSLDPKTNTLAVTGGEDDKAFVWRLSDGELLFECAGHKDSVTCAGFSHDSTLVATGDMSGLLKVWQVDTKEEVWSFEAGDLEWMEWHPRAPVLLAGTADGNTWMWKVPNGDCKTFQGPSCPATCGRVLPDGKRAVVGYEDGTIRIWDLKQGSPIHVLKGTEGHQGPLTCVAANQDGSLILTGSVDCQAKLVSATAGKVVGVFRPETVASQPNVGEGEESESNSVESLGFCSVMPLAAVGYLDGTLAIYDLSTQTLRHQCQHQSGIVQLLWEAGTAVVYTCSLDGIVRLWDARTGRLLTDYRGHTAEILDFALSKYRCLPGGDNVRRPQSKSILCPET; from the exons CAGATGATCTGGCCCAGGAGATGGAAGATGTGGActttgaagaagaggaagaagaggaagagggcaaCGAGGAGGGCTGGGTTCTGGAACCCCAGGAAGGGGTGGTCGGCAGCATGGAGGGCCCAGACGATAGCGAAGTCACCTTTGCATTGCACTCAG CATCTGTGTTTTGTGTGAGCCTGGACCCCAAGACCAACACCTTGGCAGTGACAGGGGGTGAGGATGACAAAGCTTTCGTGTGGCGGCTCAGCGATGGGGAGCTGCTCTTTGAGTGTGCAG GTCATAAAGACTCTGTTACTTGTGCTGGTTTCAGCCACGACTCTACCCTCGTGGCCACAGGGGACATGAGTGGCCTGTTGAAAGTGTGGCAGGTGGACACCAAGGAGGAGGTGTGGTCCTTTGAAGCGGGAGATCTGGAG TGGATGGAGTGGCACCCTCGGGCACCTGTCCTCCTGGCGGGCACGGCTGACGGCAACACCTGGATGTGGAAGGTCCCAAATGGTGACTGCAAGACCTTCCAaggccccagctgcccagctACCTGTGGCCGAGTCCTCCCTGACG GGAAGAGAGCCGTGGTCGGCTATGAAGATGGCACCATCCGGATCTGGGACCTGAAGCAGGGAAGCCCGATCCACGTACTAAAAG GGACCGAGGGTCACCAGGGCCCTCTGACCTGTGTCGCCGCCAACCAGGACGGCAGCCTGATCCTCACCGGCTCCGTGGACTGCCAGGCCAAGCTGGTCAGCGCCACTGCTGGCAAG GTGGTGGGGGTTTTCAGACCCGAGACCGTGGCCTCCCAGCCCAAcgtgggagaaggggaggagagcgAGTCCAACTCCGTGGAGTCTTTGGGCTTCTGCAGCGT GATGCCTCTGGCAGCTGTTGGCTACTTGGATGGGACCTTGGCCATCTATGACCTGTCTACGCAGACCCTCAGGCACCAGTGTCAGCACCAG TCAGGCATCGTGCAGCTGCTGTGGGAGGCGGGCACCGCCGTGGTTTACACTTGCAGCCTGGACGGCATCGTGCGCCTCTGGGATGCTCGCACCGGCCGCTTGCTCACGGACTACCGGGGCCACACGGCCGAGATCCTGGACTTTGCCCTCAGCAAGTAC AGATGCCTCCCTGGTGGTGACAACGTCAGGAGACCACAAAGCAAAAGTATTTTGTGTCCAGAGACCTGA
- the LOC110592382 gene encoding angio-associated migratory cell protein isoform X1, translated as MESESESGAAADTPPLETLSFHGDEEIIEVVELDPGPPDPADDLAQEMEDVDFEEEEEEEEGNEEGWVLEPQEGVVGSMEGPDDSEVTFALHSASVFCVSLDPKTNTLAVTGGEDDKAFVWRLSDGELLFECAGHKDSVTCAGFSHDSTLVATGDMSGLLKVWQVDTKEEVWSFEAGDLEWMEWHPRAPVLLAGTADGNTWMWKVPNGDCKTFQGPSCPATCGRVLPDGKRAVVGYEDGTIRIWDLKQGSPIHVLKGTEGHQGPLTCVAANQDGSLILTGSVDCQAKLVSATAGKVVGVFRPETVASQPNVGEGEESESNSVESLGFCSVMPLAAVGYLDGTLAIYDLSTQTLRHQCQHQSGIVQLLWEAGTAVVYTCSLDGIVRLWDARTGRLLTDYRGHTAEILDFALSKDASLVVTTSGDHKAKVFCVQRPDR; from the exons CAGATGATCTGGCCCAGGAGATGGAAGATGTGGActttgaagaagaggaagaagaggaagagggcaaCGAGGAGGGCTGGGTTCTGGAACCCCAGGAAGGGGTGGTCGGCAGCATGGAGGGCCCAGACGATAGCGAAGTCACCTTTGCATTGCACTCAG CATCTGTGTTTTGTGTGAGCCTGGACCCCAAGACCAACACCTTGGCAGTGACAGGGGGTGAGGATGACAAAGCTTTCGTGTGGCGGCTCAGCGATGGGGAGCTGCTCTTTGAGTGTGCAG GTCATAAAGACTCTGTTACTTGTGCTGGTTTCAGCCACGACTCTACCCTCGTGGCCACAGGGGACATGAGTGGCCTGTTGAAAGTGTGGCAGGTGGACACCAAGGAGGAGGTGTGGTCCTTTGAAGCGGGAGATCTGGAG TGGATGGAGTGGCACCCTCGGGCACCTGTCCTCCTGGCGGGCACGGCTGACGGCAACACCTGGATGTGGAAGGTCCCAAATGGTGACTGCAAGACCTTCCAaggccccagctgcccagctACCTGTGGCCGAGTCCTCCCTGACG GGAAGAGAGCCGTGGTCGGCTATGAAGATGGCACCATCCGGATCTGGGACCTGAAGCAGGGAAGCCCGATCCACGTACTAAAAG GGACCGAGGGTCACCAGGGCCCTCTGACCTGTGTCGCCGCCAACCAGGACGGCAGCCTGATCCTCACCGGCTCCGTGGACTGCCAGGCCAAGCTGGTCAGCGCCACTGCTGGCAAG GTGGTGGGGGTTTTCAGACCCGAGACCGTGGCCTCCCAGCCCAAcgtgggagaaggggaggagagcgAGTCCAACTCCGTGGAGTCTTTGGGCTTCTGCAGCGT GATGCCTCTGGCAGCTGTTGGCTACTTGGATGGGACCTTGGCCATCTATGACCTGTCTACGCAGACCCTCAGGCACCAGTGTCAGCACCAG TCAGGCATCGTGCAGCTGCTGTGGGAGGCGGGCACCGCCGTGGTTTACACTTGCAGCCTGGACGGCATCGTGCGCCTCTGGGATGCTCGCACCGGCCGCTTGCTCACGGACTACCGGGGCCACACGGCCGAGATCCTGGACTTTGCCCTCAGCAA AGATGCCTCCCTGGTGGTGACAACGTCAGGAGACCACAAAGCAAAAGTATTTTGTGTCCAGAGACCTGACCGCTAA
- the GPBAR1 gene encoding LOW QUALITY PROTEIN: G-protein coupled bile acid receptor 1 (The sequence of the model RefSeq protein was modified relative to this genomic sequence to represent the inferred CDS: inserted 2 bases in 1 codon), which translates to MTPNGTTEAPSPVPAGAWGLSLTLASLIVAANLLLALGIARDRQLRHTPAGCFFLSLLLAGLLTGLALPTLPGLWSQSRRGYWPCLFLYLAPNFSFLSLLANLLLVHGERYVAVLWPLRPRRRPRLALLLTWAGPLLFASLPALGWNRWDPGTGCSSQTVFPVPYLYLEVYGLLLPAVGAAALLSARVLAAARRQLSDIRRLERAVSRGAPSALARALTWRQARAQAGATLLFGLCWGPYVVTLLLSVLAFEQRLLLGPGTLLSLMSLGSASAAAVPVAMGLGEQRYTGPWRAAARRCLRVLRRRAPRPGPXALHTSSASSVDPDPNRGKGLCWPLLEASVHLGHRASLLSSPSP; encoded by the exons ATGACACCCAATGGCACCACGGAGGCGCCCAGCCCCGTCCCCGCGGGGGCCTGGGGGCTCTCCCTGACCCTGGCCAGCCTCATCGTCGCCGCCAACCTGCTCCTGGCCTTGGGCATCGCCCGGGACCGGCAGCTGCGCCACACGCCCGCCGGCTGCTTCTTCCTGAGCCTGCTGCTGGCCGGGCTGCTCACGGGGCTGGCGCTGCCCACGCTGCCCGGCCTCTGGAGCCAGAGCCGCCGGGGCTACTGGCCCTGCCTCTTCCTCTACTTGGCGCCcaacttctccttcctctccctgctcgccAACCTCCTGCTGGTGCACGGCGAGCGCTACGTGGCCGTGCTGTGGCCCCTCCGGCCCCGCAGGCGCCCGCGCCTGGCCCTGCTCCTCACCTGGGCGGGCCCGCTGCTCTTTGCCAGCCTGCCGGCGCTGGGGTGGAACCGCTGGGACCCCGGCACCGGCTGCAGCTCCCAGACCGTCTTCCCAGTGCCCTACCTCTACCTCGAAGTCTACGGGCTCCTGCTGCCCGCCGTGGGGGCCGCTGCCCTTCTGTCCGCCCGCGTGCTGGCCGCCGCCCGCCGCCAGCTGAGCGACATCCGCCGGCTGGAGCGGGCGGTGAGCCGCGGCGCGCCCTCGGCCCTGGCGCGGGCACTCACCTGGAGGCAGGCGAGGGCGCAGGCTGGGGCCACGCTGCTCTTCGGGCTGTGCTGGGGTCCCTACGTGGTCACCCTGCTCCTGTCGGTCCTGGCCTTCGAGCAGCGCCTGCTGCTGGGGCCCGGAACTCTGTTGTCCCTCATGTCGCTGGGCAGTGCCAGCGCGGCGGCCGTGCCCGTGGCCATGGGGCTGGGCGAGCAGCGCTACACGGGCCCCTGGAGGGCGGCCGCCCGGAGGTGCCTGCGCGTGCTGCGGAGGAGAGCCCCCCGGCCTGGGCC AGCCCTCCACACCAGCAGCGCAAGCAGCGTGGACCCTGACCCGAACCGGGGCAAGGGCCTCTGCTGGCCCCTACTCGAAGCATCTGTCCATCTCGGCCACCGAGCCAGTCTCCTCTCGTCCCCAAGCCCCTAG
- the LOC110592382 gene encoding angio-associated migratory cell protein isoform X2: MESESESGAAADTPPLETLSFHGDEEIIEVVELDPGPPDPDDLAQEMEDVDFEEEEEEEEGNEEGWVLEPQEGVVGSMEGPDDSEVTFALHSASVFCVSLDPKTNTLAVTGGEDDKAFVWRLSDGELLFECAGHKDSVTCAGFSHDSTLVATGDMSGLLKVWQVDTKEEVWSFEAGDLEWMEWHPRAPVLLAGTADGNTWMWKVPNGDCKTFQGPSCPATCGRVLPDGKRAVVGYEDGTIRIWDLKQGSPIHVLKGTEGHQGPLTCVAANQDGSLILTGSVDCQAKLVSATAGKVVGVFRPETVASQPNVGEGEESESNSVESLGFCSVMPLAAVGYLDGTLAIYDLSTQTLRHQCQHQSGIVQLLWEAGTAVVYTCSLDGIVRLWDARTGRLLTDYRGHTAEILDFALSKDASLVVTTSGDHKAKVFCVQRPDR; encoded by the exons ATGATCTGGCCCAGGAGATGGAAGATGTGGActttgaagaagaggaagaagaggaagagggcaaCGAGGAGGGCTGGGTTCTGGAACCCCAGGAAGGGGTGGTCGGCAGCATGGAGGGCCCAGACGATAGCGAAGTCACCTTTGCATTGCACTCAG CATCTGTGTTTTGTGTGAGCCTGGACCCCAAGACCAACACCTTGGCAGTGACAGGGGGTGAGGATGACAAAGCTTTCGTGTGGCGGCTCAGCGATGGGGAGCTGCTCTTTGAGTGTGCAG GTCATAAAGACTCTGTTACTTGTGCTGGTTTCAGCCACGACTCTACCCTCGTGGCCACAGGGGACATGAGTGGCCTGTTGAAAGTGTGGCAGGTGGACACCAAGGAGGAGGTGTGGTCCTTTGAAGCGGGAGATCTGGAG TGGATGGAGTGGCACCCTCGGGCACCTGTCCTCCTGGCGGGCACGGCTGACGGCAACACCTGGATGTGGAAGGTCCCAAATGGTGACTGCAAGACCTTCCAaggccccagctgcccagctACCTGTGGCCGAGTCCTCCCTGACG GGAAGAGAGCCGTGGTCGGCTATGAAGATGGCACCATCCGGATCTGGGACCTGAAGCAGGGAAGCCCGATCCACGTACTAAAAG GGACCGAGGGTCACCAGGGCCCTCTGACCTGTGTCGCCGCCAACCAGGACGGCAGCCTGATCCTCACCGGCTCCGTGGACTGCCAGGCCAAGCTGGTCAGCGCCACTGCTGGCAAG GTGGTGGGGGTTTTCAGACCCGAGACCGTGGCCTCCCAGCCCAAcgtgggagaaggggaggagagcgAGTCCAACTCCGTGGAGTCTTTGGGCTTCTGCAGCGT GATGCCTCTGGCAGCTGTTGGCTACTTGGATGGGACCTTGGCCATCTATGACCTGTCTACGCAGACCCTCAGGCACCAGTGTCAGCACCAG TCAGGCATCGTGCAGCTGCTGTGGGAGGCGGGCACCGCCGTGGTTTACACTTGCAGCCTGGACGGCATCGTGCGCCTCTGGGATGCTCGCACCGGCCGCTTGCTCACGGACTACCGGGGCCACACGGCCGAGATCCTGGACTTTGCCCTCAGCAA AGATGCCTCCCTGGTGGTGACAACGTCAGGAGACCACAAAGCAAAAGTATTTTGTGTCCAGAGACCTGACCGCTAA